One Pseudomonas sp. AN-1 genomic region harbors:
- a CDS encoding flavin reductase family protein: protein MSQTDLKSQMLQAMRRLAKSVTIITTSNGRERFAMAATAVDSLSTEPPSLLICVNQSASLHAVLDEGADFCVNILGHQQEYLSHLCSGPIKGEGRFQQGHWQTSAAGTPWLADAQAAILCKQDGKFRYGTHTVFIGRIEQIHQHGEISPLVYVDGTYTTTAATLPLAAAS, encoded by the coding sequence ATGAGCCAGACCGATCTGAAATCCCAGATGCTCCAGGCGATGCGTCGCCTGGCCAAGTCGGTGACCATCATCACCACCAGCAACGGCCGCGAGCGTTTCGCCATGGCCGCCACTGCCGTCGACTCGCTGTCCACCGAGCCGCCGTCGCTGCTGATCTGCGTGAACCAGAGCGCCTCGCTGCACGCCGTGCTGGATGAGGGCGCCGACTTCTGCGTGAACATCCTCGGCCACCAGCAGGAATACCTGTCGCACCTGTGCAGCGGCCCGATCAAGGGCGAGGGGCGCTTCCAGCAGGGCCACTGGCAGACCAGCGCCGCGGGCACCCCTTGGCTGGCCGATGCCCAGGCGGCGATCCTCTGCAAACAGGACGGCAAGTTCCGCTACGGCACGCACACCGTGTTCATCGGCCGCATCGAGCAGATCCACCAGCACGGCGAGATCAGCCCGCTGGTCTACGTGGATGGCACCTACACCACCACGGCAGCGACCCTGCCGCTGGCCGCGGCCAGCTGA
- a CDS encoding SDR family NAD(P)-dependent oxidoreductase, producing the protein MHQPQHRVAVITGAASGIGRGLAERAIIERLHLVLADRDGEALERLAAQLREQGVQVLTQVTDVADAAQLERLRDAAVQRFGAVDLLFNNAGVMQTGSCWELSEAQWQRALAVNLGGVINGIRAFLPLLLAQGRPAHVVNTASLAGLLNSPFMAAYNVTKQAVVALSESLHYEMAALNTQVGISVLCPGPVASEIMTSDQGQGAGGELNRLLDGQIRQGMSPAELAELVFAAIAEKRFWILPHKGFKPALRARLESVLEERNPQFNLFDPQGDAHVA; encoded by the coding sequence ATGCACCAACCCCAGCACCGCGTCGCAGTGATCACCGGCGCGGCCAGCGGCATCGGCCGCGGCCTGGCCGAACGGGCCATCATCGAGAGACTGCATCTGGTCCTCGCCGACCGCGACGGCGAGGCGCTCGAGCGCCTCGCGGCGCAGCTGCGCGAGCAGGGCGTGCAGGTGCTCACCCAGGTCACCGACGTGGCCGATGCGGCGCAGCTGGAGCGCCTGCGCGACGCCGCCGTGCAACGCTTCGGCGCGGTCGACCTGCTGTTCAACAACGCCGGGGTGATGCAGACCGGCAGCTGCTGGGAACTCAGCGAGGCGCAGTGGCAGCGCGCCCTGGCAGTCAACCTGGGCGGCGTGATCAACGGCATCCGCGCCTTCCTGCCACTGCTGCTGGCCCAGGGCCGGCCGGCCCACGTGGTCAACACCGCCTCCCTCGCCGGCCTGCTCAACAGTCCGTTCATGGCCGCCTACAACGTCACCAAGCAGGCGGTGGTAGCCCTCTCCGAGAGCCTGCACTACGAGATGGCCGCCCTGAATACCCAGGTCGGGATCTCGGTGCTGTGCCCCGGGCCAGTGGCCAGCGAGATCATGACCTCCGACCAGGGCCAGGGCGCCGGCGGCGAGCTGAACCGTCTGCTCGACGGGCAGATCCGCCAGGGCATGAGCCCGGCCGAACTGGCCGAACTGGTGTTCGCCGCCATCGCCGAGAAACGCTTCTGGATCCTGCCGCACAAGGGCTTCAAGCCGGCGCTGCGCGCCCGTCTGGAGTCGGTGCTGGAGGAGCGCAATCCGCAATTCAACCTTTTCGACCCGCAAGGAGACGCCCATGTCGCTTGA
- a CDS encoding LuxR C-terminal-related transcriptional regulator: MTASLTLERLGDMLGHLYQGPLESVPWNTFLDELKDLLASKYATFILRPPSQHVDGLSISTAGASEEVTSSYHQHFYRLDPFVDLPNRQVVSLTEFVALNDWLNSDFYKSFMEPTDVFHVLGADINTADGAQCRIRISRGRNDPPFNQADKDLLTLFLPHLERAMILHMRLNRIESERDLYAGAVDQMAVGTILLDSDGKVLQMNRVAEQLVQEKDGVKLVSDGLQVGTPRDSQKFRQLIKQALLSQKSGNPSVVEAMRVQRPSGRADFGIVVRSVPPGEWSGAKQCPAVAIFIGDPEQESRPPQEIVRALFDLTPSEAQISLLLANGLTLDEASDELGISRNTARAHLRSTFSKTGVTRQTMLVRLILRSVATLG; this comes from the coding sequence ATGACTGCTTCGCTCACTCTGGAACGCCTCGGCGACATGCTCGGGCATCTCTATCAGGGCCCCCTGGAATCCGTGCCCTGGAACACCTTCCTGGACGAGCTCAAGGACCTGCTGGCCTCCAAGTACGCCACCTTCATCCTGCGCCCGCCGAGCCAGCATGTGGACGGCCTGAGCATCTCCACCGCGGGCGCCTCGGAGGAGGTCACCAGTTCCTACCACCAGCACTTCTATCGCCTCGACCCCTTCGTCGACCTGCCGAACCGCCAGGTGGTCTCGCTCACCGAGTTCGTCGCCCTGAACGACTGGCTGAACTCGGACTTCTACAAGAGCTTCATGGAGCCGACCGACGTGTTCCATGTGCTCGGCGCCGACATCAACACCGCGGACGGCGCCCAGTGCCGCATCCGCATCAGTCGCGGGCGCAACGATCCGCCGTTCAACCAGGCCGACAAGGACCTGCTGACCCTGTTCCTGCCGCATCTGGAGCGGGCGATGATCCTGCACATGCGCCTGAACCGCATCGAGAGCGAGCGCGACCTGTACGCCGGTGCGGTGGACCAGATGGCGGTCGGCACCATCCTGCTCGATTCGGACGGCAAGGTGCTGCAGATGAACCGGGTGGCCGAACAGCTGGTGCAGGAGAAGGACGGCGTCAAGCTGGTCAGCGACGGGCTGCAGGTCGGCACGCCGCGCGACAGCCAGAAGTTCCGCCAGCTGATCAAGCAGGCGCTGCTGTCGCAGAAGAGCGGCAATCCCTCGGTAGTCGAGGCCATGCGCGTGCAGCGCCCCTCCGGTCGCGCCGACTTCGGCATCGTGGTGCGCTCGGTGCCGCCGGGCGAGTGGAGCGGGGCGAAGCAGTGTCCCGCCGTGGCCATCTTCATCGGCGACCCGGAGCAGGAGTCGCGTCCACCGCAGGAGATCGTCCGCGCGCTGTTCGACCTGACCCCCTCGGAAGCGCAGATCTCCCTGCTGCTGGCCAATGGCCTGACCCTGGACGAGGCGTCCGACGAGCTGGGCATCAGCCGCAACACCGCCCGTGCGCACCTGCGCTCGACCTTCTCCAAGACCGGTGTGACCCGGCAGACCATGCTGGTGCGCCTGATCCTGCGCAGCGTCGCCACCCTCGGCTGA
- a CDS encoding enoyl-CoA hydratase/isomerase family protein: MTDSPLLVERSGAVAHLRFNRPDVLNALSVDLADALLEACRSLAGDSAVRVVVLSGNGRAFMAGGDLAAMRAAPVEAADALIRPLHQAVQLLAEMPQPVLASVHGAAAGAGMSLVLGADLAIAAEGTRFSFAYTDIATSCDGGASWALPRLLGLRQALEVALLAEPFDAAEALRLGLLNRVVAAEKLAEATLEMAERLAGRAPHALANLKRLLRQSLQQPLAEQLAAEHRGFLDCATRPEFVEAIDAFYARRKRG, translated from the coding sequence ATGACCGATTCACCTCTGCTCGTCGAGCGCAGCGGGGCCGTCGCCCATCTGCGCTTCAACCGTCCGGACGTGCTCAATGCCCTGAGTGTCGATCTGGCCGATGCCCTGCTGGAGGCCTGCCGCTCGCTGGCCGGCGACAGCGCCGTGCGCGTCGTCGTGCTCAGTGGCAACGGTCGCGCCTTCATGGCCGGTGGCGACCTGGCGGCGATGCGCGCCGCGCCGGTGGAGGCCGCCGACGCGTTGATCCGCCCGCTGCACCAGGCCGTGCAACTGCTCGCCGAGATGCCCCAGCCGGTGCTGGCCAGCGTGCACGGCGCCGCCGCCGGCGCCGGCATGAGCCTGGTGCTGGGCGCCGATCTGGCCATCGCCGCCGAGGGCACGCGCTTCAGCTTCGCCTACACCGACATCGCCACCAGCTGCGACGGCGGCGCTTCCTGGGCGCTGCCGCGCCTGCTCGGCCTGCGCCAGGCGCTGGAAGTCGCCCTGCTGGCCGAGCCGTTCGATGCCGCCGAGGCGCTGCGCCTGGGCCTGCTCAACCGCGTGGTGGCGGCCGAGAAGCTGGCCGAAGCGACCCTCGAGATGGCCGAGCGTCTGGCCGGACGGGCGCCGCACGCCCTGGCCAATCTCAAGCGTCTGCTGCGCCAGTCCCTGCAACAGCCACTGGCCGAGCAGCTCGCCGCCGAACACCGGGGCTTCCTCGACTGCGCCACGCGGCCCGAGTTCGTCGAGGCCATCGACGCCTTCTACGCCCGGCGCAAGCGCGGCTGA
- a CDS encoding alpha/beta hydrolase — MSLDPQIAALLAQMTAQPAPDFAHLDAVTLRQASAMPPLCAPTPLAEVRELSVAGAAGPLAARLYRPQAQPGLPLLVFFHGGGFVLCDLDSHDELCRRLALLSGAAVVSVDYRRAPEARYPAAALDAFHALRDLAARGAELQVDTSRLAVAGDSAGANLAIAACRQAAQQGGPRVAYQCLFYPVTDLRCASPSYAAFADGYFLSRAMMEWFRAQYLERAEQAEEPLASPLLAEDLAQLPPTTLLTAEFDPLRDEGEAFAERLRTAGVTVRLQRASGMIHGFASFAPLVEGAAAALELAASDLRNALA; from the coding sequence ATGTCGCTTGATCCGCAGATCGCCGCCCTGCTCGCGCAGATGACCGCCCAGCCGGCCCCCGACTTCGCCCACCTGGATGCCGTGACCCTGCGCCAGGCCAGCGCCATGCCGCCGCTGTGCGCGCCGACGCCGCTGGCCGAGGTGCGCGAGCTGAGCGTCGCCGGCGCCGCCGGACCGCTGGCGGCGCGCCTGTACCGGCCGCAGGCGCAGCCCGGGCTGCCGCTGCTGGTGTTCTTCCACGGCGGTGGCTTCGTGCTCTGTGACCTCGACAGCCACGACGAACTGTGTCGCCGCCTGGCCCTGCTGAGCGGCGCGGCGGTGGTGTCGGTGGACTACCGCCGCGCGCCCGAGGCGCGCTATCCGGCGGCGGCGCTGGACGCCTTCCACGCCCTGCGCGACCTGGCCGCGCGCGGTGCCGAGCTGCAGGTCGACACCTCCCGCCTGGCCGTGGCCGGCGACAGCGCCGGCGCCAACCTGGCCATCGCCGCCTGCCGCCAGGCCGCGCAGCAGGGCGGCCCGCGCGTCGCCTACCAGTGCCTGTTCTACCCGGTCACCGACCTGCGCTGCGCCAGCCCCTCCTACGCAGCCTTCGCCGACGGCTACTTCCTCAGCCGGGCGATGATGGAGTGGTTCCGTGCGCAGTACCTGGAGCGCGCCGAGCAGGCCGAGGAACCGCTGGCCTCGCCGCTGCTCGCCGAGGACCTGGCGCAGCTGCCGCCGACCACCCTGCTCACCGCCGAATTCGACCCGCTGCGCGACGAGGGCGAGGCCTTCGCCGAGCGCCTGCGCACCGCCGGCGTGACGGTGCGCCTGCAGCGCGCCAGCGGCATGATCCACGGCTTCGCCAGCTTCGCCCCGCTGGTCGAGGGTGCCGCCGCGGCTCTGGAACTGGCAGCGAGCGACCTGCGTAACGCGCTGGCATAA
- a CDS encoding SDR family NAD(P)-dependent oxidoreductase: MRLADKVALVTGAGSGIGRATAELFAAEGARVVLADIDEAAARRVLEGLPGGSDGLAHGCDIADGAAVERLFAEVERRYGRLDVLVNNAGLGQVPGDGFEHYQQRMALRNAQLAAGKTPDVFTDMIVDLTDAGWQRLLAINVDGAFYCSRAAVRLMIASGRKGSIVNVASLSALSGEGPLAYCTAKAAMLGMTKCLARDLGPRGIRVNAVCPGPTRTPIMQSISAEWVQALERAIPLGHMLEPGEIAQTCLFLASDESSAFTGQTLAASGGMLML; the protein is encoded by the coding sequence ATGAGACTTGCTGACAAGGTCGCGCTGGTCACCGGCGCCGGCTCGGGCATTGGCCGCGCCACCGCCGAGCTGTTCGCCGCCGAGGGCGCCCGCGTGGTGCTGGCGGACATTGACGAGGCGGCGGCGCGCCGGGTGCTGGAGGGCCTGCCGGGCGGCAGCGACGGCCTCGCCCATGGCTGCGACATCGCCGACGGCGCTGCCGTGGAGCGGCTGTTCGCCGAGGTCGAGCGGCGCTACGGCCGCCTCGACGTGCTGGTCAACAACGCAGGACTGGGCCAGGTGCCCGGCGACGGCTTCGAGCACTACCAGCAGCGCATGGCGCTGCGCAACGCGCAGCTGGCGGCCGGCAAGACGCCCGACGTGTTCACCGACATGATCGTCGACCTGACCGACGCCGGCTGGCAGCGCCTGCTCGCCATCAACGTCGACGGCGCCTTCTACTGCAGCCGCGCGGCGGTGCGCCTGATGATCGCGAGCGGCCGCAAGGGCTCGATCGTCAACGTCGCCAGCCTGTCGGCGCTGAGCGGCGAGGGGCCGCTGGCCTACTGCACGGCCAAGGCCGCCATGCTCGGCATGACCAAGTGCCTGGCCCGCGACCTCGGCCCGCGCGGCATCCGGGTCAACGCGGTGTGCCCGGGGCCGACCCGCACGCCGATCATGCAATCGATCTCCGCCGAGTGGGTGCAGGCGCTGGAGCGCGCCATCCCGCTGGGGCACATGCTCGAACCCGGGGAGATCGCCCAGACCTGCCTGTTCCTGGCCAGCGACGAATCCAGCGCCTTCACCGGCCAGACCCTCGCCGCCAGTGGCGGCATGTTGATGCTTTGA
- a CDS encoding SDR family NAD(P)-dependent oxidoreductase — MHNLLNSPASPVLVTGGASGIGEACAEALAAVGRPVAIWDLQEEKAQAVAARLAEQYAVPCLGIGIDLCDAEAIAPALARTRAELGAPGGLVHAAGVVDQSGLEGLTAARWDAVLNVNLRAMALLVQAMLPDLRANPGSSVVGIASINATLGNGLIPSYSASKGGMLSMVRSMADALGADGIRVNSVSPGQILTPMVAPIAAAHPGMFERRILLGRLGQPEELGRVVRFLLSDEASYINAAEIVVDGGNISSQR, encoded by the coding sequence ATGCACAATCTGTTGAACTCGCCGGCCAGCCCGGTACTGGTCACCGGCGGCGCTTCCGGCATCGGCGAGGCCTGCGCCGAGGCCCTGGCCGCGGTGGGCCGCCCGGTAGCCATCTGGGACCTGCAGGAAGAGAAGGCGCAGGCCGTCGCCGCACGCCTCGCCGAGCAGTACGCCGTGCCTTGCCTGGGCATCGGCATTGACCTGTGCGACGCCGAGGCCATCGCCCCGGCGCTGGCGCGCACCCGCGCCGAGCTGGGCGCACCGGGCGGCCTGGTGCACGCCGCCGGGGTGGTCGACCAGAGCGGCCTGGAGGGGCTCACCGCCGCACGCTGGGACGCGGTGCTGAACGTCAACCTGCGCGCCATGGCCCTGCTGGTGCAGGCCATGCTGCCGGACCTGCGCGCCAATCCCGGCTCCTCCGTGGTCGGCATCGCCTCGATCAACGCCACCCTGGGCAACGGCCTGATCCCGTCCTACAGCGCCTCCAAGGGCGGCATGCTGTCGATGGTGCGCTCGATGGCCGACGCCCTCGGCGCCGACGGCATCCGCGTCAACTCGGTATCGCCGGGGCAGATCCTCACGCCGATGGTCGCGCCCATCGCCGCAGCCCATCCGGGCATGTTCGAGCGGCGTATCCTGCTCGGCCGCCTCGGCCAGCCCGAGGAACTGGGCCGGGTGGTGCGCTTCCTGCTGTCGGATGAGGCCAGCTACATCAACGCCGCGGAGATCGTGGTGGACGGCGGCAATATCTCGTCGCAGCGCTGA
- a CDS encoding electron transfer flavoprotein subunit beta/FixA family protein translates to MKILVPVKRVVDYNVKVRVKADNSGVDLANVKMALNPFCEIAVEEAVRLKEKGIASEVVVVSVGPSAAQEQLRTALALGADRAVLVEANDELGSLAVAKLLKALVDKEQPQLVILGKQAIDSDNNQTGQMLAALTDFAQGTFASKLEIAGDRATVTREVDGGLQTVALKLPAIVTTDLRLNEPRYASLPNIMKAKKKPLETVTPEALGVSTASTVKVLKVEAPAARSAGIKVKSVAELVEKLKNEVKVI, encoded by the coding sequence ATGAAAATCCTGGTCCCCGTGAAACGCGTGGTCGATTACAACGTCAAGGTCCGGGTCAAGGCGGACAACAGCGGTGTCGATCTGGCCAACGTCAAGATGGCGCTCAATCCCTTCTGCGAGATCGCCGTGGAGGAAGCGGTGCGCCTCAAGGAGAAGGGCATCGCCAGCGAAGTGGTGGTGGTTTCGGTCGGCCCCAGCGCCGCCCAGGAGCAGCTGCGCACCGCGCTGGCCCTCGGTGCCGATCGCGCCGTGCTGGTCGAGGCCAATGACGAGCTGGGTTCGCTGGCCGTCGCCAAGCTGCTCAAGGCGCTGGTCGACAAGGAACAGCCGCAGCTGGTGATCCTCGGCAAGCAGGCCATCGACAGCGACAACAACCAGACCGGCCAGATGCTCGCCGCGCTGACCGACTTCGCCCAGGGCACCTTCGCCTCGAAGCTGGAAATCGCCGGCGACCGCGCCACCGTCACCCGCGAGGTCGACGGCGGCCTGCAGACCGTTGCGCTGAAACTGCCGGCCATCGTCACCACCGACCTGCGCCTCAACGAGCCGCGCTACGCCTCCCTGCCCAACATCATGAAGGCCAAGAAGAAGCCGCTGGAGACCGTCACTCCGGAGGCGCTGGGCGTCTCCACCGCTTCGACGGTGAAGGTGCTCAAGGTCGAGGCCCCGGCCGCACGCAGCGCCGGCATCAAGGTCAAGTCGGTGGCCGAACTGGTCGAGAAACTGAAGAACGAAGTGAAGGTGATCTGA
- a CDS encoding SDR family NAD(P)-dependent oxidoreductase: MSVSMQDKVALISGAGTGIGAAAAQLFAAQGAKVMVCGRRQAPLEAVVEKIRAAGGEADWVQADVTDEQAIDEAVARTVERFGQLDVMVNNAVNYTWGPLAQLSTEDWQRSLRGSLDVAFFGTRAAFRAMAGRGGSIVNLGSVVGLLGSPGLSAYGAAKAGVLNFSRAAALEGAAENIRVNVVIPGVVWSEGTREALRSEQMIAGTARTVPLRRIGEPIEVANAILFLASDASSYITGQSLVVDGGKTCELNVGATDYTSQTSSELRGE, encoded by the coding sequence ATGAGTGTGAGCATGCAGGACAAAGTGGCACTGATCAGCGGCGCCGGCACCGGCATCGGCGCGGCCGCCGCGCAACTGTTCGCCGCCCAGGGCGCGAAGGTGATGGTCTGCGGGCGCCGCCAGGCCCCGCTGGAGGCCGTGGTGGAGAAGATCCGCGCGGCCGGCGGCGAGGCGGACTGGGTGCAGGCCGACGTCACCGACGAGCAGGCCATCGATGAGGCGGTAGCTCGCACCGTCGAGCGTTTCGGCCAGCTCGACGTGATGGTCAACAACGCCGTCAACTACACCTGGGGCCCGCTGGCCCAGCTCAGCACCGAGGACTGGCAGCGCAGCCTGCGCGGCAGCCTGGACGTGGCCTTCTTCGGCACCCGCGCGGCGTTCCGCGCCATGGCCGGCCGCGGCGGCTCGATCGTGAACCTCGGCTCGGTGGTCGGCCTGCTCGGCAGCCCTGGGCTGTCCGCCTATGGCGCGGCCAAGGCCGGCGTGCTCAACTTCAGCCGCGCGGCGGCCCTGGAGGGCGCCGCCGAGAACATCCGCGTCAACGTGGTCATTCCCGGCGTGGTGTGGAGCGAGGGCACCCGTGAGGCGCTGCGCAGCGAGCAGATGATCGCCGGCACCGCCCGCACCGTGCCGCTGCGGCGCATCGGCGAGCCGATCGAGGTGGCCAACGCCATCCTCTTCCTCGCCTCGGACGCTTCTTCCTATATCACCGGGCAGAGCCTGGTGGTCGACGGCGGCAAGACCTGCGAACTTAACGTGGGCGCCACCGATTACACCTCGCAGACATCCAGCGAACTCAGAGGAGAATAA
- a CDS encoding Re/Si-specific NAD(P)(+) transhydrogenase subunit alpha — MHIGIPRETHPGETRVAATPETVKKLVSQGHQVVVQSGAGVAASVPDDAYVAAGARIGSAAEALGAGLVLKVAAPDADELQLMQPGAVLVGMLNPFDNANLARMTERGITAFALEAAPRTSRAQSLDVLSSQANIAGYKAVMLAANHYPRFMPMLMTAAGTVKAARVLVLGAGVAGLQAIATAKRLGAVIEASDVRPAVKEQIESLGAKFVDVPFETDEERECAQGVGGYARPMPKSWMERQARAVHEKAKQADIVITTALIPGRPAPILLHEDTVAAMKPGSVVIDLAAAQGGNCPLTVADQVVMRHGVTIVGHSNLPALVPADASALYARNLLDFLKLVIDGEGKFQLNREDDIVAACLMCEGGQLVRRNAA; from the coding sequence ATGCACATCGGTATTCCCCGCGAAACCCACCCCGGCGAGACCCGTGTGGCCGCCACGCCGGAAACGGTCAAGAAACTCGTCAGCCAGGGCCACCAGGTCGTCGTCCAGTCGGGAGCCGGCGTTGCCGCCAGCGTCCCGGACGACGCCTATGTCGCCGCCGGCGCACGCATCGGTTCGGCCGCCGAGGCCCTCGGCGCCGGCCTGGTGCTCAAGGTCGCCGCGCCCGACGCCGACGAGCTGCAGCTGATGCAGCCCGGCGCCGTGCTGGTCGGCATGCTCAACCCGTTCGACAACGCCAACCTAGCGCGCATGACCGAGCGCGGCATCACCGCCTTCGCCCTCGAGGCGGCGCCGCGCACCTCGCGCGCGCAGAGCCTCGACGTGCTGTCCTCGCAGGCCAACATCGCCGGCTACAAGGCGGTGATGCTCGCCGCCAACCACTACCCGCGCTTCATGCCGATGCTGATGACCGCCGCCGGCACGGTGAAGGCCGCCCGCGTGCTGGTGCTCGGCGCCGGCGTCGCCGGCCTGCAGGCGATCGCCACCGCCAAGCGCCTCGGCGCGGTGATCGAGGCCTCGGACGTGCGGCCGGCGGTGAAGGAGCAGATCGAGTCCCTCGGCGCCAAGTTCGTCGACGTGCCGTTCGAGACCGACGAGGAGCGCGAATGCGCCCAGGGCGTCGGCGGCTACGCGCGGCCGATGCCCAAATCCTGGATGGAGCGCCAGGCCAGGGCGGTGCACGAGAAGGCCAAACAGGCCGACATCGTCATCACCACCGCGCTGATCCCCGGCCGTCCGGCGCCGATCCTGCTGCACGAGGACACCGTGGCGGCGATGAAGCCCGGCTCGGTGGTCATCGACCTGGCCGCGGCGCAGGGCGGCAACTGCCCGCTGACCGTCGCCGACCAGGTGGTGATGCGCCACGGCGTGACCATCGTCGGCCACAGCAACCTGCCGGCGCTGGTGCCGGCCGACGCCTCGGCCCTGTACGCGCGCAACCTGCTGGACTTCCTCAAGCTGGTCATCGACGGCGAAGGCAAGTTCCAGCTCAACCGCGAAGACGACATCGTCGCCGCCTGCCTGATGTGCGAGGGCGGCCAGCTGGTCCGTCGCAACGCCGCCTGA
- a CDS encoding NAD(P) transhydrogenase subunit alpha, which translates to MDPISDGLYNLIIFVLAIYVGYHVVWNVTPALHTPLMAVTNAISAIVIVGAMLAAALTETGLGKTMGTLAVALAAVNVFGGFLVTRRMLEMFKKKDKPAKAEAH; encoded by the coding sequence ATGGACCCGATCTCCGACGGTCTCTACAACCTGATCATCTTCGTGCTGGCGATCTACGTCGGCTACCACGTGGTATGGAACGTCACTCCCGCGCTGCACACCCCGCTGATGGCGGTGACCAACGCCATCTCCGCCATCGTCATCGTCGGCGCCATGCTGGCCGCCGCGCTGACCGAAACCGGCCTGGGCAAGACCATGGGCACCCTGGCCGTGGCGCTGGCCGCGGTCAACGTGTTCGGTGGCTTCCTGGTCACCCGGCGCATGCTGGAAATGTTCAAGAAGAAAGACAAGCCGGCCAAGGCGGAGGCGCACTGA
- a CDS encoding electron transfer flavoprotein subunit alpha/FixB family protein, with translation MAILVIAEHNNASLAAATLNTVAAAAQIGGDIHVLVAGQGCAAVAEAAAKVAGVARVLLADAPAYAHQLPENLAPLIVELARAYSHVLAPATTNGKNYLPRVAALLDVEQISEIIRVIDADTFQRPIYAGNAIATVQSSASVKVITVRATGFDAVAGEGGSAAIEAVGPGSDAGISAFVGAEEIAKSERPELTGAKIVVSGGRGIQNGDNFQLLYGVADKLGAAVGASRAAVDAGFVPNDMQVGQTGKIVAPQLYVAVGISGAIQHLAGMKDSKVIVAINKDEEAPIFQVADYGLVADLFEAVPELERAL, from the coding sequence ATGGCCATTCTCGTCATTGCCGAACACAACAACGCCTCCCTGGCTGCCGCTACCCTGAACACCGTGGCCGCCGCCGCCCAGATCGGTGGCGACATCCACGTGCTGGTCGCCGGCCAGGGTTGCGCCGCCGTGGCCGAGGCTGCCGCCAAGGTCGCCGGCGTCGCCAGGGTGCTGCTCGCCGACGCCCCGGCCTACGCCCACCAGCTTCCGGAAAACCTCGCGCCGCTGATCGTCGAGCTGGCCCGCGCTTACAGCCACGTGCTGGCCCCGGCCACCACCAACGGCAAGAACTACCTGCCGCGCGTCGCCGCGCTGCTCGATGTCGAGCAGATCTCCGAGATTATCAGGGTGATCGACGCCGATACCTTCCAGCGGCCGATCTACGCCGGCAACGCCATCGCTACCGTGCAGTCCTCGGCTTCGGTCAAGGTCATCACCGTGCGCGCCACCGGCTTCGACGCGGTGGCGGGCGAGGGCGGCAGCGCCGCCATCGAAGCGGTCGGCCCGGGCAGTGATGCCGGCATCTCCGCCTTCGTCGGCGCGGAGGAAATCGCCAAGTCCGAGCGCCCCGAACTGACCGGCGCGAAGATCGTCGTCTCCGGCGGCCGCGGCATACAGAACGGCGACAACTTCCAGCTGCTCTACGGCGTGGCCGACAAGCTCGGCGCCGCGGTGGGCGCCTCGCGCGCCGCGGTCGACGCCGGCTTCGTGCCCAACGACATGCAGGTGGGGCAGACCGGCAAGATCGTCGCGCCGCAACTGTACGTCGCCGTCGGCATCAGCGGCGCCATCCAGCATCTGGCCGGCATGAAGGACTCGAAGGTGATCGTGGCGATCAACAAGGACGAGGAGGCGCCGATCTTCCAGGTCGCCGACTACGGCCTGGTCGCCGACCTGTTCGAAGCCGTGCCCGAGCTGGAGCGCGCCCTGTAA